In a genomic window of Pseudomonas mohnii:
- a CDS encoding YgdI/YgdR family lipoprotein: MTQRILATFTLALGLATLAGCASPAVITLNDGREIQAVDTPHYDKDSGFYEFEQLDGKQTRINKDQVRTVKEL, from the coding sequence ATGACTCAACGGATCCTGGCCACTTTCACGCTCGCACTGGGCCTCGCTACCCTGGCCGGTTGCGCGTCGCCTGCAGTGATCACCTTGAACGACGGTCGTGAAATCCAGGCCGTCGACACGCCACACTATGACAAGGATTCGGGCTTCTACGAATTCGAACAACTGGATGGCAAACAGACCCGCATCAATAAGGATCAGGTTCGTACCGTTAAAGAGTTGTAA
- a CDS encoding ammonium transporter: MENLQSAVDSLVHSSNTLFILIGAVMVLAMHAGFAFLEVGTVRQKNQVNALSKILSDFAVSTLAYFFIGYWISYGVTFMQPAAVINADHGYGLVKFFFLLTFAAAIPAIISGGIAERARFVPQLCATALIVAFVYPFFEGMIWNGNFGLQAWLLERFGAGFHDFAGSVVVHAMGGWLALAAVLLLGPRNGRYREGRLVAFAPSSIPFLALGSWILIVGWFGFNVMSAQTLQGVSGLVAVNSLMALVGGTVAALIVGRNDPGFLHNGPLAGLVAICAGSDLMHPVGALVTGAIAGALFVWCFTAAQSKWHIDDVLGVWPLHGLCGAWGGIACGIFGQGALGGLGGVSLISQLIGTALGVGVALTGGFAVYGVIKALHGLRLSQEEEYYGADLSVHKIGAVSQD, encoded by the coding sequence ATGGAAAATCTGCAAAGTGCTGTGGACAGTCTGGTCCATAGCTCCAATACATTGTTCATACTGATCGGCGCCGTCATGGTACTGGCCATGCACGCCGGTTTTGCCTTTCTTGAAGTCGGAACGGTTCGCCAAAAAAACCAGGTTAACGCATTGTCGAAGATCCTCAGCGACTTCGCCGTTTCAACCCTGGCTTACTTCTTTATAGGCTATTGGATTTCCTACGGCGTCACTTTCATGCAACCGGCCGCGGTGATCAATGCCGATCACGGCTATGGCCTGGTGAAGTTTTTCTTTCTGCTGACCTTTGCGGCGGCGATCCCGGCGATCATTTCCGGGGGCATTGCCGAACGCGCCCGGTTCGTCCCGCAGTTGTGCGCGACCGCCTTGATCGTAGCGTTCGTCTATCCCTTTTTCGAGGGCATGATCTGGAACGGCAACTTTGGCTTGCAGGCCTGGTTGCTGGAACGTTTTGGCGCAGGTTTCCATGATTTTGCCGGCTCTGTGGTGGTCCATGCCATGGGCGGTTGGCTGGCGCTCGCGGCGGTGCTGTTGCTGGGGCCGCGTAATGGCCGTTATCGCGAAGGACGCCTGGTGGCGTTCGCGCCTTCGAGCATTCCCTTTCTGGCGTTGGGTTCATGGATCCTGATTGTCGGCTGGTTCGGTTTCAACGTCATGAGCGCCCAAACCCTGCAAGGTGTCAGTGGATTGGTGGCGGTGAACTCATTGATGGCCTTGGTTGGCGGCACCGTGGCGGCATTGATCGTCGGGCGCAATGACCCTGGCTTTCTGCACAACGGCCCATTGGCCGGGCTGGTGGCAATCTGTGCCGGTTCCGACCTGATGCACCCGGTGGGCGCGCTGGTGACCGGTGCGATTGCCGGTGCGTTGTTCGTCTGGTGTTTCACTGCCGCTCAAAGCAAGTGGCATATCGACGATGTGCTGGGTGTCTGGCCCCTGCATGGCCTGTGTGGCGCGTGGGGCGGTATTGCTTGCGGTATTTTCGGTCAGGGTGCACTGGGTGGGTTGGGTGGGGTGAGCCTGATCAGCCAGTTAATTGGTACCGCGTTGGGCGTTGGCGTGGCATTGACCGGTGGTTTTGCGGTGTATGGCGTGATCAAGGCGCTCCATGGTCTGCGGTTGAGCCAGGAGGAGGAGTATTACGGTGCAGACTTGTCGGTACACAAGATTGGTGCCGTCAGTCAGGATTGA
- a CDS encoding deoxyguanosinetriphosphate triphosphohydrolase, translated as MDWHTLLTRERLGKPLHSPEELGRSPFHKDHDRIIFSGAFRRLGRKTQVHPVSSNDHIHTRLTHSLEVSCVGRSLGMRVGETIRGALPDWCEPSDLGMVVQSACLAHDIGNPPFGHSGEDAIRHWFLQAAGRGWLDAMSEAERSDFLNFEGNAQGFRVLTQLEYHQFDGGTRLTYATLGTYLKYPWTARHADSLGYKKHKFGCYQSELPLLEQIAHKLGLPQLEEQRWARHPLVYLMEAADDICYALIDLEDGLEMELLEYTEVESLLLNLVGDDLPETYRQLGPQDSRRRKLAILRGKAIEHLTNAAARAFVEQQDALLAGTLHGDLVEHMHGPAKRCVLNAKDMARKKIFQDKRKTLHEIGAYTTLEILLNAFCGAALEQHGGRTPSFKSRRVLDLLGNNAPDPNGPLHASFLRMIDFIAGMTDSYASDMALEMTGSSSH; from the coding sequence TTGGATTGGCACACCCTGCTTACCCGTGAACGCCTTGGAAAACCGCTGCACAGTCCGGAAGAACTCGGGCGCAGCCCCTTTCACAAAGACCATGACCGCATCATTTTTTCGGGTGCGTTTCGCCGCCTCGGGCGCAAAACCCAGGTTCATCCGGTTTCGAGCAACGACCATATCCACACCCGTCTGACCCATTCCCTTGAAGTGAGCTGCGTCGGTCGATCACTGGGCATGCGTGTCGGCGAAACCATCCGCGGCGCCCTGCCCGACTGGTGCGAACCCAGTGACCTCGGGATGGTGGTGCAATCAGCCTGCCTGGCACATGACATCGGCAATCCGCCGTTCGGGCATTCCGGTGAAGATGCGATTCGGCACTGGTTCCTGCAAGCCGCCGGCCGTGGCTGGCTGGACGCGATGAGCGAAGCGGAACGAAGTGACTTCCTCAATTTCGAAGGTAACGCCCAAGGTTTCCGAGTGCTGACTCAGCTTGAGTATCACCAGTTCGACGGTGGGACGCGTCTGACCTACGCGACCCTGGGCACCTACCTGAAGTATCCATGGACGGCCCGGCACGCCGACTCGCTGGGTTACAAAAAACACAAATTCGGTTGCTATCAGAGCGAGCTGCCGCTACTGGAGCAGATCGCTCACAAACTCGGCCTGCCGCAACTCGAAGAGCAACGCTGGGCGCGTCACCCGCTGGTGTATCTGATGGAAGCCGCCGATGACATTTGCTACGCGTTGATCGATCTCGAAGACGGCCTGGAAATGGAGCTGCTGGAATACACCGAAGTCGAGTCCCTGTTGCTGAATCTGGTGGGCGATGACCTGCCGGAAACCTATCGCCAGCTTGGTCCGCAGGATTCTCGCCGGCGCAAACTGGCGATCCTGCGAGGCAAAGCCATCGAGCATTTGACCAATGCGGCGGCCCGGGCCTTTGTCGAGCAACAGGACGCACTGCTGGCCGGCACCCTGCACGGCGACTTGGTAGAGCACATGCACGGCCCCGCCAAACGCTGCGTTCTGAACGCCAAGGACATGGCGCGCAAGAAAATCTTCCAGGACAAGCGCAAGACCCTGCACGAAATCGGCGCCTACACCACGCTGGAAATCCTGCTTAACGCTTTCTGCGGCGCGGCACTTGAGCAACACGGCGGTCGGACGCCATCGTTCAAGAGTCGGCGGGTTCTCGACCTGCTGGGCAACAATGCACCCGACCCCAACGGCCCGTTACACGCGTCGTTCCTGCGCATGATCGACTTCATCGCCGGCATGACCGACAGCTATGCCAGCGACATGGCACTGGAAATGACCGGTAGCTCTAGCCACTGA
- the mobA gene encoding molybdenum cofactor guanylyltransferase MobA → MTSNQLPPCSILLLAGGRGQRMGGQDKGLLDWHGEPLIAHLHRKTRPLSDDLIISCNRNPEKYAPYADQLVHDDEGDFPGPLAGIRAGLKAARHTHLLVLPCDVPRIDAALLNSMRGTANQHPDKPLMLRHGEHWEPLLCVIPVALRADFESAWNDGERSPGRLMRKLGATALQCPDNDPRLANLNTPELLSAHNTVSD, encoded by the coding sequence ATGACTTCGAATCAGTTGCCGCCCTGCTCCATTCTGCTCCTGGCAGGCGGTCGCGGCCAGCGCATGGGAGGGCAGGATAAAGGGTTGCTGGACTGGCACGGTGAACCGCTGATTGCACATCTGCATCGCAAGACACGGCCACTGAGCGATGACCTGATCATCTCCTGCAACCGGAACCCGGAAAAATACGCGCCTTATGCCGATCAACTGGTGCATGACGACGAAGGTGACTTTCCCGGGCCGTTGGCCGGCATTCGTGCAGGATTGAAAGCCGCTCGCCATACACATCTGCTGGTCTTGCCGTGTGATGTTCCACGCATCGATGCCGCCCTGCTCAACAGCATGCGCGGAACCGCCAACCAGCATCCCGACAAGCCGTTGATGCTGCGCCATGGCGAGCACTGGGAACCTCTACTGTGCGTCATTCCCGTGGCACTTCGCGCTGACTTCGAAAGCGCCTGGAACGACGGCGAGCGCAGCCCGGGCCGACTTATGCGCAAACTGGGCGCTACCGCATTGCAGTGTCCTGATAATGATCCACGCCTGGCCAATCTCAACACACCGGAACTGTTAAGCGCGCACAACACTGTGTCAGACTGA
- a CDS encoding EAL domain-containing protein produces MIDGQPLACFQPFIDTATGRIAGVEALGRLRQADGQLASVGPLFADPRTNAIVLRRLDRQLRDDALRRLHEAPSDWFMSLNISPRWISRLRPDQPLPSLKQLSSQGIDPRRIVFEITELGGDIQRLAQVVTRYRQAGARIAIDDFGAGYSQLDRVLALQPDILKLDMRLFQAAALGGPSTDVVKALALMAEKTGCWIIAEGVETEAQLNFALECGSRYVQGFLFAGAQEDFFATDAFVERFAQLRQRYVQQKLAERGRLMNMRQQLGELMAILQAWAQNRAPLSALPQLDAFPWLLRFYQCDRHGTQLTPNLEWRNNGWVADDRYLGHNWSWRPYFYHLLAEGWDERRLTLSNTYRDATSNQYCLTAGQFFDNGERLLLIDIDAVGL; encoded by the coding sequence GTGATCGACGGGCAACCGCTCGCTTGCTTTCAACCGTTCATCGATACCGCTACGGGCCGTATCGCGGGTGTTGAGGCACTGGGTCGACTGCGGCAAGCCGACGGTCAACTGGCGTCAGTGGGTCCGCTGTTCGCCGACCCGCGAACAAACGCCATCGTCCTGCGTCGGCTGGATCGCCAATTGCGCGATGACGCCTTGAGGCGTCTGCATGAAGCGCCTTCCGACTGGTTCATGAGCCTGAACATTTCACCCCGCTGGATCAGCCGCCTGCGTCCGGACCAGCCGCTGCCGAGCCTCAAGCAACTGAGCAGTCAGGGGATCGATCCACGGCGAATCGTCTTCGAGATCACGGAACTGGGGGGCGATATCCAGCGTCTGGCCCAAGTGGTGACGCGTTACCGTCAGGCCGGCGCACGGATCGCCATCGACGATTTCGGTGCCGGCTACTCCCAACTCGATCGCGTTCTGGCGTTGCAGCCAGACATTCTCAAGCTCGACATGCGCCTGTTCCAGGCGGCGGCGCTGGGTGGGCCCAGCACTGACGTGGTCAAGGCCCTGGCCTTGATGGCCGAGAAAACCGGTTGCTGGATCATCGCCGAAGGTGTGGAAACCGAAGCCCAACTGAATTTTGCCCTGGAATGCGGCTCACGCTACGTGCAGGGTTTTCTGTTTGCCGGGGCGCAAGAGGACTTCTTCGCCACCGACGCCTTTGTCGAGCGCTTTGCACAACTGCGCCAGCGTTATGTTCAGCAAAAGCTGGCCGAGCGTGGTCGTTTGATGAACATGCGCCAGCAACTCGGCGAACTGATGGCGATCCTGCAAGCCTGGGCACAAAACCGCGCCCCGCTCAGTGCCCTGCCCCAACTGGATGCCTTTCCCTGGCTGTTGCGCTTCTATCAATGCGACCGGCACGGAACCCAACTGACGCCAAACCTTGAATGGCGCAATAACGGCTGGGTCGCCGATGACCGTTATCTGGGCCACAACTGGTCGTGGCGCCCCTATTTCTATCATCTGTTGGCCGAGGGCTGGGATGAGCGTCGACTGACCCTTTCCAACACTTACCGCGACGCCACCAGCAATCAGTACTGCCTCACCGCCGGGCAATTTTTCGACAATGGCGAACGCTTGCTGCTGATCGATATCGATGCCGTCGGGCTCTAG
- the glp gene encoding gephyrin-like molybdotransferase Glp: MNPVGKPGKTGSLMPVEVALARLLELADNSRIHERERLPLAQVQGRVLADDLVSTLDLPPWPNSAMDGYALRLADWTGEPLVVSQKIFAGQAPEPLQPGTCARIFTGAPVPAGADCVEMQENAVIQADERIHFAETMTLGQNIRPQGQETTIGELILPAGTRLGPIEQGLAASLGCAELDVIRKVRVAVLSTGDELIEPGQALGPGQIYNSNRVLLCSWLQRLGCEVIDAGILPDDLTTTRARLGELKDVDLILSTGGVSVGEADFLGIALREEGELALWKLAIKPGKPLTFGHFRGVPVIGLPGNPASTLVTFALLTRPYLLRRQGVKEVEPLKVQVQAGFDWLKAGNRREYLRGRLENGRAIIYRNQSSGVLRSAAWADGLVEVLEDRTLVVGDSVYFIPLSEVLG, translated from the coding sequence GTGAATCCCGTGGGTAAACCGGGCAAGACCGGCAGCCTGATGCCGGTCGAGGTGGCGCTGGCACGCCTGCTGGAATTGGCCGACAACTCCCGGATTCATGAGCGTGAACGCTTGCCGTTGGCGCAGGTGCAAGGCCGTGTGCTGGCGGACGATTTGGTGTCGACCCTTGATTTGCCCCCGTGGCCCAACAGCGCCATGGACGGTTATGCCTTGCGCCTGGCTGACTGGACGGGTGAGCCGTTGGTTGTCAGTCAGAAGATATTTGCCGGGCAGGCACCCGAACCATTGCAGCCGGGTACCTGTGCCAGAATCTTCACGGGTGCCCCTGTACCGGCGGGTGCTGACTGCGTCGAGATGCAGGAAAACGCGGTCATCCAGGCAGATGAGCGAATACATTTCGCCGAAACCATGACCCTTGGGCAAAACATCCGTCCACAAGGCCAGGAAACCACCATCGGTGAACTGATTTTGCCGGCGGGGACTCGTCTGGGGCCGATCGAGCAAGGCCTGGCGGCTTCGCTGGGGTGTGCCGAGCTGGACGTGATTCGAAAGGTTCGTGTCGCGGTTCTTTCCACCGGGGACGAATTGATTGAACCAGGGCAGGCGCTGGGGCCTGGCCAGATCTATAACAGCAACCGTGTGTTGCTCTGCAGTTGGTTACAGCGTTTGGGTTGCGAAGTGATCGATGCCGGTATCCTGCCGGATGACCTGACCACCACGCGCGCGCGCCTTGGCGAGTTGAAGGATGTCGATCTGATTCTCTCGACGGGGGGCGTATCGGTAGGTGAGGCGGACTTTTTGGGCATTGCCTTGCGGGAAGAGGGTGAGTTGGCATTGTGGAAACTCGCCATCAAACCCGGCAAACCACTGACATTCGGGCACTTCCGTGGCGTTCCGGTCATTGGCTTGCCCGGCAATCCGGCATCAACCCTGGTGACCTTTGCCTTGCTGACACGGCCCTATCTCCTGCGTCGTCAGGGGGTAAAGGAAGTCGAGCCGTTGAAAGTGCAGGTACAGGCAGGATTTGACTGGCTCAAAGCCGGCAATCGACGCGAGTATTTGCGCGGTCGCCTGGAGAATGGTCGGGCGATCATCTACAGGAACCAGAGTTCCGGGGTGTTGCGCAGCGCCGCCTGGGCCGATGGACTGGTTGAGGTGCTCGAGGATCGTACGCTTGTCGTAGGTGACAGTGTGTACTTCATACCGTTGAGCGAAGTCCTGGGCTGA
- a CDS encoding response regulator, which produces MIKDNLRILLVEDHPFQLRATQYLLESYGFTQLTTTDCAQGALQLMLTATQPFDILLCDQCLPDLCGLDLVKFASHRGMIKQAILLSSLTPAELDQLKHMANTHGLPLLGYLIKPLKQYEFRKLLTLIP; this is translated from the coding sequence ATGATCAAAGACAATCTGCGCATCTTGTTGGTGGAAGATCACCCGTTTCAGCTCAGAGCCACTCAGTACCTGCTCGAGAGTTACGGCTTCACCCAGCTCACCACCACTGACTGTGCCCAAGGTGCATTGCAACTAATGCTCACCGCCACACAACCGTTCGATATTCTTTTGTGCGACCAGTGCCTTCCCGATCTCTGCGGCCTTGATCTGGTCAAATTTGCCAGTCATCGAGGGATGATAAAACAGGCAATACTTCTAAGTAGCCTGACACCCGCTGAACTGGACCAACTTAAACACATGGCAAACACCCATGGACTCCCGTTGCTGGGCTACTTGATCAAGCCTTTGAAACAATACGAATTCAGAAAATTATTGACCCTGATCCCATAA
- a CDS encoding DUF883 family protein — protein MASIKAKTAQEILMSDFQTLVNDTERLLEHTATLAGDQADELRDQIHDSLLRARETLRLTEDSLRDRGKAAVTATEDYVQANPWQSVGIAAGVGFLIGLLATRR, from the coding sequence ATGGCCAGCATCAAGGCAAAGACTGCTCAAGAAATCCTGATGAGCGATTTTCAGACTCTGGTCAACGACACCGAACGGTTGCTCGAACACACCGCCACCCTGGCCGGTGATCAGGCCGACGAGCTGCGCGACCAGATCCACGACAGTCTGCTGCGTGCCCGCGAAACCTTGCGACTGACCGAAGACTCCCTGCGTGACCGCGGCAAGGCAGCCGTCACTGCCACCGAAGACTATGTCCAGGCCAACCCATGGCAATCGGTCGGGATCGCGGCCGGCGTCGGCTTCCTGATTGGCCTGCTGGCGACGCGGCGCTGA
- a CDS encoding pseudouridine synthase — protein sequence MSTSTFSAAHHQASTLYLPPGPWQTVLDCLCEHFSAIGREQWLDRIARGRVLDGQGAPITVDLPYREGLRIHYFREIPDEKTIPVVESILYADEHLVVADKPHFLPVTPAGEYVEQTLLRRLIRRLDNPHLVPLHRIDRHTAGLVLFSANPQSRSAYQSLFPARQIEKRYEAIAGALPDLSFPLVHKSRLVDGEPFFRMQEGPGASNTETAVEIREKNGDLWRYGLYPVTGKKHQLRVHMTALGASICNDPFYPRVLKDVEDDYANPLKLLAQGLKFVDPVTGQEREFESAITLQW from the coding sequence ATGTCCACTTCAACTTTTTCGGCTGCACACCACCAGGCGAGCACGCTCTATTTGCCCCCCGGCCCGTGGCAGACCGTGCTCGACTGCCTGTGCGAGCACTTCAGTGCCATCGGGCGTGAACAATGGCTGGATCGAATTGCCCGCGGCCGCGTCCTCGACGGGCAAGGTGCGCCGATCACCGTTGATCTGCCTTACAGGGAAGGCCTGAGAATTCACTATTTTCGCGAAATACCGGACGAAAAAACGATCCCGGTGGTCGAGTCGATTTTGTACGCGGATGAGCATCTGGTCGTGGCAGACAAGCCGCACTTTCTGCCTGTGACTCCGGCGGGGGAGTATGTGGAGCAGACCTTGCTCAGACGGTTGATTCGTCGCCTGGATAACCCGCACCTGGTGCCCTTGCATCGAATTGACCGGCATACCGCGGGGCTTGTGTTGTTTTCTGCCAACCCGCAGAGCCGATCGGCGTATCAGTCGTTGTTTCCTGCGCGGCAGATCGAGAAACGGTACGAGGCCATTGCCGGGGCATTGCCTGATCTCTCATTTCCCTTGGTGCACAAGAGCCGTCTTGTCGATGGCGAGCCTTTTTTCCGCATGCAGGAAGGGCCGGGCGCCAGCAATACCGAGACAGCCGTCGAGATCAGGGAGAAAAACGGGGATCTCTGGCGTTATGGACTTTACCCGGTGACGGGCAAGAAGCATCAGCTGCGGGTACACATGACGGCGCTGGGTGCGAGCATTTGTAATGATCCGTTTTATCCCCGGGTGCTCAAGGATGTCGAGGATGACTACGCCAATCCTTTGAAGTTGCTGGCCCAAGGACTGAAATTTGTCGACCCGGTCACGGGGCAGGAACGAGAGTTCGAGAGCGCCATTACCCTTCAATGGTGA
- a CDS encoding response regulator, translating to MTCNLLLVDDHSLIRAGVRALVLDLPGYAVIGEADDGSQLLAMVEHLSPDIVLLDISMKQTGGVEALQQLKRIRPQAKVLILSMHTDPALIMQALESGAHGYLLKDTTATELEQALEALRNNERYLSPAIAHTVINQALTRTQKNQTESVDSHNLTPRQLEILRLIVRGKSTREIANGLGLSVKTVETHRSQIMKRLQIFDVAGLVLFAVREQIISLDD from the coding sequence TACGCGCCCTGGTGCTCGACCTTCCTGGCTACGCGGTCATTGGCGAGGCCGATGACGGCTCGCAATTGCTCGCGATGGTCGAGCATCTGTCCCCGGATATCGTGCTGCTGGACATTTCCATGAAGCAAACCGGCGGCGTTGAAGCCTTGCAGCAGCTCAAGCGGATACGCCCACAGGCCAAGGTGCTGATCCTGTCGATGCACACCGACCCGGCACTGATCATGCAGGCGCTGGAATCGGGTGCCCATGGCTACCTGCTCAAGGACACCACAGCCACTGAGCTGGAACAGGCGCTGGAGGCGTTGCGAAACAACGAACGTTACCTGAGCCCGGCCATCGCCCATACGGTTATCAACCAGGCGCTGACCCGAACCCAGAAAAACCAGACTGAATCCGTTGATTCGCACAACCTGACGCCCCGTCAGCTGGAAATCCTTCGTTTGATTGTTCGGGGAAAATCCACCCGGGAAATCGCCAACGGCCTGGGCCTGAGCGTCAAGACAGTTGAAACCCATCGCTCGCAGATCATGAAACGCTTGCAGATCTTCGATGTGGCAGGCCTTGTTTTATTCGCCGTGCGCGAGCAGATCATCAGTCTGGACGATTAA
- a CDS encoding glutaredoxin family protein translates to MLPECQLFGTLGCHLCEVAEAMLMEFVERGLLVELVDIAEDETWFEAYSLRIPVLRRVDNGAELGWPFSADDVVAFLR, encoded by the coding sequence ATGCTTCCTGAATGTCAGTTGTTCGGCACCCTCGGGTGCCATCTCTGTGAAGTGGCCGAAGCCATGCTGATGGAATTTGTTGAGCGCGGCTTGCTGGTGGAACTGGTGGATATCGCTGAGGACGAAACCTGGTTCGAAGCCTACAGTCTGCGCATTCCTGTTTTACGGCGGGTCGATAATGGCGCGGAGCTAGGCTGGCCGTTCAGTGCCGATGACGTGGTGGCGTTCCTGCGATAA
- a CDS encoding phage holin family protein, producing MAIGESGSSETGQSSSPRRLGAAFLGLLHSHVELFGIELQEQKARTVSLLLFAGLALVFALLLLVGLSTLVLILFWDTYRLPAIIGLCVFYALAALFCGLRLKAAIFDESSPFHGTLEELANDRERLLP from the coding sequence ATGGCAATCGGTGAATCCGGTTCGTCCGAGACGGGGCAAAGCTCCTCACCGCGGCGCCTGGGCGCTGCATTCCTGGGCCTGCTGCACAGCCATGTCGAGCTGTTCGGCATCGAACTGCAGGAACAAAAAGCCCGCACCGTAAGCCTGTTGCTGTTTGCCGGGTTGGCGCTGGTGTTTGCGTTGCTGTTGCTGGTAGGGTTGTCGACGCTGGTGCTGATCCTGTTCTGGGACACCTATCGTCTGCCGGCCATCATTGGGCTCTGTGTGTTTTACGCCCTCGCCGCCCTCTTCTGTGGCCTGCGCCTGAAAGCGGCGATCTTCGATGAGTCCTCTCCCTTCCACGGCACTCTGGAAGAGTTGGCCAATGACCGGGAGCGCCTGCTGCCATGA
- the yegS gene encoding lipid kinase YegS, with product MSERKALLILHGKQALNEAVRAAVESKREQGWELAVRVTWEAGDAQRLVDEALTAGYRQIIAGGGDGTLRDIAEAMAAHSTGASLVLMPLGTANDFARAAGIPLEPDQALELLERAPSPIDLGDVGGQVFLNMATGGFGSQVTANTSEELKKVLGGAAYLFTGLSRFSELHAAYGELHGPDFHWSGELLALGIGNGRQAGGGHVLCPQALADDGLLDISILPAPQELVGTLKNLLADGFGIDNMFVRARLPWVEIKASEGLHINLDGEPLEGDNLRFSARPGALRVHLPEHSPLLGASVNRPD from the coding sequence ATGAGCGAACGCAAGGCGCTGTTGATATTGCATGGTAAGCAGGCGCTCAACGAGGCAGTGCGTGCTGCCGTCGAAAGCAAGCGCGAGCAGGGTTGGGAACTGGCTGTCCGGGTGACCTGGGAGGCCGGTGACGCACAGCGGCTGGTGGATGAAGCACTGACCGCCGGCTACCGGCAAATCATCGCTGGCGGTGGCGATGGCACGTTGCGTGATATTGCCGAGGCCATGGCGGCGCATTCGACCGGGGCCAGCCTGGTGCTGATGCCTCTGGGAACCGCCAATGATTTTGCCCGCGCCGCCGGTATTCCACTGGAGCCGGATCAGGCACTGGAACTTCTGGAGCGTGCGCCCAGCCCCATCGATCTGGGGGACGTGGGCGGGCAAGTGTTCTTGAACATGGCCACGGGCGGTTTCGGCAGCCAGGTCACCGCCAATACCTCGGAGGAGCTGAAAAAAGTCCTCGGTGGCGCTGCGTATCTCTTCACGGGTCTGTCACGTTTCAGTGAGTTGCACGCGGCTTATGGCGAGTTGCACGGACCGGATTTTCACTGGAGTGGCGAGCTGTTGGCGTTGGGCATCGGTAATGGCCGGCAGGCGGGAGGTGGCCATGTGTTATGTCCGCAAGCGCTGGCGGACGACGGTCTGCTCGATATCAGCATTTTGCCGGCACCGCAGGAACTGGTGGGCACCTTGAAAAACCTGCTGGCCGATGGCTTTGGTATCGACAACATGTTCGTGCGGGCACGCCTGCCTTGGGTCGAGATCAAGGCCTCCGAAGGCCTGCACATCAACCTCGATGGCGAGCCGTTGGAAGGTGACAACCTGCGATTCTCGGCTCGACCGGGGGCGCTAAGGGTGCATTTGCCCGAGCATTCGCCGTTGTTGGGCGCCAGCGTTAATCGTCCAGACTGA
- the moaB gene encoding molybdenum cofactor biosynthesis protein B, which translates to MKAKADVPFAPLNIAVLTVSDTRTLETDTSGQVFVDRLTAAGHNLASRVLLKDDLYKIRAQVANWIADDVVQVVLITGGTGFTGRDSTPEAVSCLLDKQVDGFGELFRQISVADIGTSTVQSRALAGLANGTLVCCLPGSTNAVRTGWDGILSEQLDSRHRPCNFVAHLKQAAPCESRG; encoded by the coding sequence ATGAAAGCCAAGGCTGATGTACCTTTCGCGCCGCTCAACATTGCGGTGCTGACTGTCAGCGATACCCGTACCCTGGAAACCGATACCTCAGGCCAGGTCTTCGTCGACCGCTTGACGGCTGCCGGCCATAACCTGGCCTCCCGGGTATTGCTTAAAGATGACCTCTACAAAATTCGCGCGCAAGTCGCCAACTGGATTGCCGATGATGTGGTGCAGGTCGTGCTGATCACCGGCGGCACCGGTTTTACCGGTCGCGACAGCACCCCGGAAGCGGTGAGCTGCCTGCTCGATAAACAAGTCGATGGCTTCGGTGAGTTGTTCCGGCAGATTTCGGTGGCGGACATCGGCACCTCCACTGTTCAGTCCCGCGCCCTGGCCGGTCTGGCGAACGGGACGCTGGTCTGCTGCCTGCCAGGCTCGACCAATGCGGTGCGCACGGGTTGGGATGGCATTCTTTCCGAACAACTGGACTCGCGCCATCGCCCCTGTAATTTCGTGGCTCATTTGAAACAGGCGGCACCCTGTGAATCCCGTGGGTAA